In one window of Pseudobdellovibrionaceae bacterium DNA:
- a CDS encoding TonB C-terminal domain-containing protein, producing the protein MRKTFIFHGLILSVAIHIFLLWTAAQIESPPSRNKSAVDIVVLDRHGQKTVVEDQGQTSKLEELKKKIDEQTQLVSKRTQRVKKQQIAHGKPGGKKAPNKLNNLVPKNDFSEIVKKETSVLPNSLQENVVIGDGGTQNYIPMISKGGFTSLNTDQFLFYTYYARINQQVGSRWSWKVNDAIRRATTSELYNWSNKERVTQVEVILDPQGRHHKTLIHTSSGVEELDEAVTQTFLQATPFINPPEEMIQDDGYIHLHYAFHIFWDPRQIARGER; encoded by the coding sequence TTGAGAAAAACCTTTATATTTCATGGTCTTATACTGAGTGTTGCCATCCACATTTTTTTACTGTGGACGGCCGCTCAAATTGAAAGCCCCCCATCTCGAAATAAATCCGCCGTGGATATCGTCGTGCTCGACCGACACGGGCAAAAAACCGTCGTAGAAGATCAAGGCCAAACCTCTAAACTGGAAGAGCTTAAGAAAAAAATCGACGAACAAACTCAACTGGTTTCTAAGCGCACCCAACGAGTGAAAAAACAGCAGATTGCCCATGGTAAACCCGGCGGAAAAAAAGCCCCTAACAAACTAAATAATCTCGTTCCAAAAAATGATTTTTCTGAAATTGTGAAAAAAGAAACCTCCGTCTTGCCAAATTCCCTTCAAGAAAATGTGGTCATTGGCGACGGCGGAACGCAAAACTACATCCCGATGATTTCTAAAGGCGGATTCACAAGCTTAAATACAGATCAATTTTTATTTTACACCTATTACGCCCGCATTAATCAACAGGTGGGTTCTCGGTGGTCGTGGAAGGTTAATGACGCCATTCGCAGGGCCACTACGAGTGAATTGTATAATTGGTCCAACAAAGAGCGTGTGACCCAAGTGGAAGTTATTTTAGACCCGCAAGGCAGACACCATAAAACGTTGATTCATACGAGCTCCGGCGTTGAAGAGCTAGATGAAGCTGTTACACAGACCTTTTTACAGGCCACGCCCTTTATAAACCCCCCAGAAGAAATGATTCAAGATGACGGGTACATTCATCTTCATTATGCCTTTCATATTTTCTGGGACCCTCGACAAATTGCCCGTGGCGAAAGGTAG
- a CDS encoding PilZ domain-containing protein has translation MQDKFNNVIELRKYKKSQDKGREQGGVKPGAPVLDMTERRQQIIDDERREVKRTILTGFIGAFVVVPNQGLVKVAIYDISENGIAFDMVSSAGQFKSGEEVAMRVYLSHNTYFPFVVKVKNIREVLDEGVVRHGSGFVGGTVNDMALEHFVKFIENVSASLERDSGDVMVSNLSR, from the coding sequence ATGCAAGACAAGTTTAATAATGTCATTGAGTTGCGTAAGTATAAGAAATCACAAGATAAGGGCCGGGAGCAGGGCGGAGTCAAGCCTGGGGCGCCGGTACTGGATATGACAGAGCGGCGGCAGCAGATTATTGATGATGAGCGCCGCGAAGTAAAACGAACAATTCTGACAGGATTCATCGGTGCCTTTGTTGTGGTGCCCAACCAGGGCCTTGTTAAGGTCGCCATCTACGACATCTCAGAAAATGGAATTGCATTTGATATGGTCTCAAGTGCCGGCCAATTTAAATCCGGAGAAGAAGTGGCCATGCGAGTTTATTTGAGTCACAACACCTATTTTCCATTTGTAGTGAAGGTAAAAAATATTCGTGAAGTGTTAGACGAGGGCGTAGTCCGCCATGGTTCAGGTTTTGTTGGTGGCACAGTGAACGACATGGCCCTTGAACATTTTGTGAAGTTTATCGAGAATGTCAGTGCAAGTCTAGAGAGGGATTCTGGCGACGTGATGGTTTCTAATCTTTCACGATAG
- a CDS encoding PhoH family protein, with the protein MNAQNRTNRKIVIDTNVILFDALAINKFRNADIYVPFVVIEEIDRFKRDLGENGRNARQFSRFIDVLRGKGSLAEGVLLENSGSYLYVSSDAPTAGMPPELEGMKADNRILAKAMELQTQFTDAQVELVTKDINLRIKADVFGVEAKDYEPEKVHSDEMYTGLAEIDVDPERIDAFYKEKRFDVNDDDTRVYANQYVLLKDRSNPNHSAIGRYSAKDKGVVPLISPTESIWGIHPRNMEQSFALDCLLNDEILFVSLVGKAGTGKTLLALAAGLYKTLDEGRFQRLLVSRPIFPMGRDIGYLPGDVEQKLNPWMQPIFDNVEFLMGSDKKAAGRARELINQGMLNIEPLTYIRGRSIPNQFLIVDEAQNLTPHEIKTIVTRAGQNTKVVLTGDRYQIDNPYVDSANSGLTYSVERFKGQPLSAHVTLSKGERSELAELAANIL; encoded by the coding sequence ATGAATGCTCAAAATCGTACAAATCGAAAAATAGTTATTGATACCAACGTAATTCTTTTTGACGCTCTAGCGATCAACAAGTTTCGCAATGCCGATATTTATGTGCCCTTCGTAGTCATTGAAGAGATCGATCGATTTAAGCGGGACCTTGGTGAAAACGGTCGAAATGCGCGGCAGTTCAGTCGATTTATTGACGTACTGAGAGGCAAGGGCTCTTTGGCTGAAGGCGTGCTGCTGGAAAACAGCGGTTCCTACTTGTACGTCAGTTCTGATGCACCAACTGCGGGAATGCCCCCTGAGCTTGAGGGAATGAAAGCGGATAACCGTATTCTAGCAAAAGCGATGGAGCTTCAAACTCAATTCACTGACGCTCAGGTGGAGTTGGTAACAAAAGACATTAATCTTCGCATTAAGGCCGATGTTTTTGGCGTTGAGGCGAAAGACTATGAACCCGAAAAAGTACACTCCGACGAGATGTACACAGGCCTTGCTGAAATTGACGTAGACCCCGAGCGCATAGATGCGTTTTACAAAGAAAAACGTTTCGATGTAAATGATGATGATACGCGAGTCTATGCAAATCAATATGTGCTACTAAAAGACAGATCTAACCCCAATCACAGCGCCATTGGACGATACAGCGCTAAGGACAAGGGCGTGGTTCCGTTGATTTCACCCACCGAGTCCATTTGGGGGATTCATCCTCGCAATATGGAGCAAAGCTTTGCTTTAGACTGTCTGCTCAATGATGAAATTTTATTTGTTTCGCTTGTGGGAAAAGCGGGCACCGGAAAAACTCTTTTGGCCCTGGCGGCGGGGTTATATAAAACTCTTGATGAGGGCCGCTTTCAACGGCTCTTGGTGAGTCGGCCGATTTTTCCAATGGGGCGAGACATCGGTTACTTGCCCGGTGACGTTGAACAAAAGCTCAACCCTTGGATGCAACCCATTTTTGACAACGTGGAATTTCTGATGGGGTCAGACAAAAAGGCCGCCGGACGGGCCCGTGAGTTGATCAATCAGGGGATGCTAAACATCGAACCGTTGACCTATATTCGTGGGCGAAGCATTCCCAATCAGTTTTTGATCGTGGATGAGGCCCAAAACCTGACTCCACACGAAATCAAGACTATCGTCACACGGGCCGGACAAAATACCAAAGTCGTGCTTACGGGCGATCGTTATCAAATTGATAACCCTTATGTGGATTCTGCTAATAGTGGACTAACCTACTCGGTAGAACGCTTTAAGGGTCAACCGCTTTCGGCTCACGTCACACTCTCTAAGGGAGAGCGTTCAGAGCTGGCAGAGCTAGCGGCGAATATTTTATAA
- a CDS encoding cytochrome, whose amino-acid sequence MYLQGNLQAVFDALYHMGVIDPVLDMDWSQVMDELPYHYEQFSQVVAVANRNLSVDELVRELNQFDEMSLSYLAIEVAKELADFHSRETLH is encoded by the coding sequence ATGTATTTGCAGGGAAATTTGCAAGCCGTCTTTGATGCCCTTTACCACATGGGTGTCATTGATCCGGTTTTAGATATGGATTGGTCACAAGTCATGGATGAATTGCCATACCATTACGAGCAGTTTTCGCAAGTTGTAGCCGTGGCAAATCGAAATTTGTCCGTGGATGAGCTTGTTAGAGAACTCAATCAATTTGATGAAATGAGTTTAAGTTACTTGGCGATTGAAGTGGCTAAAGAGCTGGCTGATTTTCACAGCCGGGAGACATTGCACTAA
- a CDS encoding CpaF family protein translates to MGQVAADVFVNSIKGFLAPIWHLLEDEKVTEVMINGPDDIWVEVAGKVKKSDAKFPDEDALQAAVNNIAQSVGRTVSEQEPRLDARLPNGYRIHAVLPPCARNGTTVAIRKFSKVQITLKQYVEWGALTVDAAQFLDLSMKLGKNILVSGGTGSGKTTLLGLLCNRIPSGQRVIVIEDASELSIEYEHVVFFETQMGDEQGRGEVSITDLVKSSLRLRPDRIIVGEVRGDEALDLIQAMNTGHKGCLGTVHANSSSDALVRLEALAQGAEGGISEKALRHQIGSAIDLIVQVSRYSDGSRRVAEISEVVGFDEDGNYDVRPIYELRRLLKGEDGRLHGQIEPSGTLPTFMQEIEDNKIPFPRSKFG, encoded by the coding sequence ATGGGCCAGGTTGCCGCCGACGTATTTGTTAACTCTATTAAAGGTTTCCTTGCCCCAATATGGCATCTCCTTGAGGACGAAAAAGTCACTGAAGTTATGATCAATGGACCGGACGACATATGGGTTGAGGTCGCCGGAAAAGTTAAAAAATCAGATGCAAAATTTCCTGACGAAGACGCTTTGCAAGCGGCTGTAAACAATATCGCTCAAAGTGTGGGGCGAACGGTGAGTGAGCAAGAACCTCGTTTAGATGCTCGCTTGCCCAACGGCTATCGAATTCATGCGGTACTTCCGCCCTGTGCACGAAATGGCACGACGGTGGCAATTCGCAAATTTTCAAAAGTTCAGATTACTCTTAAGCAGTATGTTGAGTGGGGCGCACTCACTGTCGATGCGGCTCAATTTTTAGATCTTAGCATGAAGTTGGGTAAAAACATTCTCGTCAGTGGTGGCACGGGTTCAGGTAAAACCACTCTATTGGGTCTTCTGTGTAATCGCATTCCCTCGGGGCAGAGAGTGATTGTCATTGAAGATGCCAGCGAGTTATCCATTGAGTACGAACATGTTGTTTTCTTTGAAACACAAATGGGTGATGAGCAGGGCAGAGGCGAAGTTTCAATCACCGACTTAGTGAAAAGCAGTTTGCGTCTGCGTCCGGATCGAATCATTGTTGGTGAGGTGAGGGGTGATGAGGCCCTAGATCTCATTCAGGCCATGAACACCGGGCACAAGGGTTGCCTTGGAACCGTTCATGCGAACTCATCTTCTGATGCCCTTGTTCGCTTGGAGGCGCTGGCCCAGGGAGCCGAGGGGGGAATCAGTGAAAAGGCCCTTCGTCACCAAATTGGGTCGGCCATAGATTTAATTGTGCAGGTCTCCCGCTACAGCGACGGGTCGCGGCGTGTGGCTGAAATCTCTGAAGTGGTGGGTTTTGATGAGGACGGCAACTACGATGTGCGCCCGATTTATGAGTTGCGTCGTCTGTTGAAAGGCGAAGATGGGCGACTGCATGGGCAAATTGAGCCTTCAGGAACGCTTCCCACCTTCATGCAAGAAATCGAAGATAACAAAATTCCTTTTCCGAGAAGTAAATTTGGTTAA
- the eno gene encoding phosphopyruvate hydratase, with amino-acid sequence MAKITMIRAREILDSRGNPTVEVDLSFESQPSVRAAVPSGASTGAYEAHELRDNDSKRYKGKGVLTAVHNISEKLASALVGKSFSRQSELDAALIELDGTENKSNLGANALLGISMAFTKALAQTNDQWVYESLRTADEFKLPVPLMNILNGGAHANNGLDVQEFMIAPVRGASFREALRAGSEIFHTLKSLLNSKGLSTAVGDEGGFAPVLSSNKEALDLIMQAIEKAGYRPGEDVRLALDVAATELFKDEKYDWEGERLTGKELSDVYAEWARNYPIASIEDGFSEDDWESWKSMTASHGQSLQLVGDDLFVTNPKRLKKGIDEKAANALLVKVNQIGTITETQKAVSLASSHGFHTVMSHRSGETEDTLIADLAVALNCQQIKTGSLCRGERIAKYNQLLRIEERLKGHSEFWGKQAF; translated from the coding sequence GTGGCCAAAATCACAATGATTCGTGCGCGTGAAATTTTAGATAGTCGTGGCAACCCTACCGTTGAGGTGGATCTATCTTTTGAATCCCAACCTTCTGTGCGTGCAGCCGTTCCATCAGGTGCATCAACGGGGGCTTATGAAGCTCATGAACTTCGAGACAACGACAGTAAACGCTATAAAGGCAAAGGCGTTTTAACCGCAGTACACAACATAAGTGAAAAGCTGGCTTCTGCCCTAGTGGGAAAAAGCTTTTCAAGGCAATCAGAACTAGATGCGGCTTTGATTGAATTGGATGGTACAGAGAACAAGTCGAATCTGGGCGCGAATGCTCTATTAGGCATATCGATGGCCTTCACAAAAGCGCTGGCGCAAACCAATGACCAGTGGGTTTACGAATCATTGCGCACGGCTGACGAATTTAAGTTACCCGTTCCGCTTATGAATATTCTCAATGGCGGGGCTCATGCGAATAACGGCCTTGATGTGCAAGAGTTTATGATTGCACCTGTCCGTGGTGCGAGCTTTCGAGAAGCTTTGCGTGCGGGAAGCGAAATATTTCACACATTAAAAAGCCTTTTGAACTCAAAAGGTCTATCCACAGCGGTGGGTGATGAAGGTGGTTTTGCGCCAGTCCTATCGAGCAATAAAGAGGCCCTCGACCTCATCATGCAGGCTATTGAAAAAGCGGGATACCGGCCGGGGGAAGATGTTCGTTTGGCTCTAGACGTAGCGGCCACCGAACTCTTTAAAGATGAAAAATACGATTGGGAGGGCGAAAGGCTTACAGGTAAGGAACTCTCTGATGTTTATGCGGAGTGGGCCCGAAACTATCCCATTGCCAGCATAGAAGATGGATTTTCTGAAGACGATTGGGAGAGCTGGAAATCAATGACCGCCTCCCACGGTCAGAGCTTACAGTTGGTGGGAGACGACCTGTTCGTTACAAACCCCAAGCGACTAAAAAAGGGAATCGACGAAAAAGCAGCCAACGCGCTTTTGGTAAAGGTGAATCAAATCGGCACAATCACCGAAACGCAAAAAGCAGTCTCATTGGCATCGAGCCATGGCTTTCACACTGTAATGAGCCACAGAAGTGGAGAAACAGAAGATACGTTGATTGCAGATTTGGCGGTGGCTCTGAATTGCCAACAAATCAAGACGGGCAGCCTCTGTCGAGGCGAGCGAATAGCCAAATACAATCAACTTTTGCGCATCGAAGAACGGCTCAAAGGTCACTCCGAATTCTGGGGAAAGCAGGCCTTTTAA
- a CDS encoding BrnT family toxin translates to MHLVTTGLRGKRWYFFVLDDDNEFHLSEHGVRFWEAEEVFFNPYVITPNKKKHGPNRYRIDGKTNGGRRLRLIFEDLGSSTARIITGWDL, encoded by the coding sequence GTGCACTTAGTCACGACTGGGCTTCGTGGCAAACGCTGGTATTTCTTCGTATTGGATGATGACAACGAATTTCACCTTTCAGAGCATGGTGTTCGTTTCTGGGAGGCTGAGGAGGTGTTTTTTAACCCTTACGTCATTACTCCGAATAAAAAGAAACACGGGCCCAATCGGTATAGAATTGACGGTAAAACCAATGGTGGACGAAGGCTCAGACTTATATTCGAGGACTTGGGTTCTTCTACGGCCCGAATAATTACTGGATGGGACTTATGA
- a CDS encoding ABC-F family ATP-binding cassette domain-containing protein, which produces MILVGAHRITKSFTARPLFENLTFSIESGERIGLIGPNGAGKSTLLKVLAGQINVDDGQLTFTKGLRVGYLEQVPQFSPDATIQSTVMEGAEDPYDWEEMSRTQELCSKLDLTQWGEEMPIGQLSGGWKKRVALARELLKQPDLLLLDEPTNHLDVESILWLEEWLEIAPFATVTITHDRLFLQKIANRIIEIDRRHPEGLLSVRGSYADFLESREDLLSAQQTQEQKLRNTLRRETEWLRRGAKARQTKQQARQEATHALAEAVDEIAARNSSGQVRFHFQSTEKNPKKLIEAKGISKSFDGRVVIPKMDCLIGPRSRVGLMGVNGCGKSTLIKLLTKEQEPDTGTVFHAERLEVAYFEQNRESLDPELSVFKTICPTGDHVEFAGNMIHARSYLSRFLFHQQQMDTPVRKLSGGEQSRLLLARVMLTRANLLVLDEPTNDLDIATLDSLSNVLQDFNGAIILVTHDRYFLDQMTNQILAFGIDETGAKIILPMVGLDQWQQWHEQQMVWQENLQQAKASQRNSQKSEPTKKAPETKPNKNLAALESKIEAAEENLQAIQNQVLVLSPTDTQKLIELTSQMAKVQKEIDDLYNQL; this is translated from the coding sequence ATGATCCTTGTGGGCGCCCACCGAATCACCAAATCTTTCACGGCGCGCCCGCTATTTGAAAACCTCACTTTTTCAATTGAGAGCGGCGAACGCATCGGACTGATCGGCCCCAACGGAGCGGGCAAATCAACCCTCCTGAAGGTTCTGGCCGGCCAGATCAACGTCGATGATGGGCAACTCACCTTTACAAAAGGATTGCGCGTGGGGTACCTGGAACAGGTCCCGCAGTTTTCACCAGACGCGACCATTCAATCGACTGTTATGGAGGGAGCTGAAGATCCCTATGATTGGGAAGAGATGTCTCGGACCCAAGAACTTTGCTCTAAGCTAGACCTGACTCAGTGGGGCGAAGAAATGCCTATAGGCCAACTCTCAGGCGGTTGGAAGAAGCGAGTAGCCCTGGCTCGTGAACTCTTGAAACAACCAGACTTACTCCTTCTCGATGAACCCACGAACCATTTAGACGTAGAAAGCATCTTATGGCTCGAAGAGTGGCTGGAAATAGCGCCTTTTGCCACGGTCACAATCACCCACGATCGACTGTTCTTACAAAAGATTGCCAACCGAATTATTGAGATCGACCGTCGCCACCCCGAGGGGCTTTTGAGCGTTCGCGGCAGTTATGCTGATTTTTTAGAATCTCGAGAGGATCTCTTGTCAGCGCAACAAACCCAGGAGCAAAAGCTGCGCAATACTTTAAGACGAGAAACGGAATGGCTACGCAGAGGAGCTAAGGCCCGCCAGACTAAGCAACAAGCTCGTCAAGAGGCCACACATGCTTTGGCGGAAGCTGTGGACGAAATCGCTGCTAGAAACAGCAGTGGCCAAGTTCGATTTCATTTTCAATCCACAGAAAAAAACCCAAAAAAATTGATTGAAGCGAAGGGTATTTCAAAGAGCTTTGACGGACGAGTGGTTATTCCAAAAATGGATTGCCTGATCGGACCCCGCAGCCGAGTGGGCCTTATGGGCGTCAACGGTTGCGGCAAATCCACCCTGATAAAACTTCTTACGAAAGAACAAGAACCCGACACAGGCACAGTTTTTCACGCCGAACGACTTGAAGTGGCCTACTTTGAACAGAATCGGGAAAGTCTTGATCCTGAACTCAGCGTGTTCAAAACAATTTGTCCCACGGGTGATCACGTTGAATTCGCCGGCAATATGATTCATGCTCGAAGTTACTTGTCGCGATTTTTATTTCATCAACAACAGATGGACACGCCGGTGCGAAAACTTTCTGGGGGTGAGCAAAGCCGCCTATTGCTGGCAAGAGTGATGTTGACCAGAGCTAATCTGCTGGTTTTGGATGAACCCACCAATGATCTTGACATAGCCACATTGGACTCGCTGTCAAACGTTCTGCAAGATTTTAACGGCGCTATTATATTGGTGACTCACGATCGCTATTTCTTGGACCAAATGACCAATCAAATACTGGCGTTCGGCATCGATGAAACCGGCGCAAAAATAATCCTTCCGATGGTAGGACTCGATCAATGGCAACAGTGGCACGAACAACAAATGGTTTGGCAAGAAAACCTCCAACAAGCCAAAGCCTCTCAAAGAAACAGCCAAAAATCGGAGCCAACAAAAAAGGCACCTGAAACAAAACCGAACAAGAATCTAGCTGCCCTGGAGTCAAAAATCGAAGCCGCCGAAGAAAACCTTCAAGCCATTCAAAACCAGGTCTTGGTTTTATCGCCCACTGACACTCAGAAACTCATCGAGCTGACATCACAAATGGCTAAAGTCCAAAAAGAAATCGACGACCTCTACAATCAACTTTAG
- a CDS encoding septum formation initiator family protein, whose amino-acid sequence MIVSPFKRFFSALNDLLHHPWRVFFICLAFLFVSLVIEGSLLQLWRLNRDAEDIDRRMHLVREEISRLDMKIEKASDPSFIELEARERFDLASEGDLIFVFSEP is encoded by the coding sequence ATGATTGTTTCTCCTTTTAAGCGGTTTTTTTCAGCCCTGAACGATCTGTTACATCACCCCTGGCGGGTTTTTTTCATCTGTTTAGCCTTTTTGTTTGTCAGCCTTGTCATAGAAGGCAGCCTCCTTCAATTGTGGCGATTGAATCGGGATGCCGAAGATATTGACCGTCGTATGCACCTCGTAAGGGAAGAAATTTCGCGATTAGATATGAAGATTGAAAAGGCCTCAGACCCCAGCTTTATCGAGCTTGAGGCTAGAGAGAGGTTTGATTTGGCCTCAGAAGGGGACCTCATTTTCGTTTTTTCAGAGCCATAA
- a CDS encoding cold shock domain-containing protein codes for MHNTGRVMFFDPQQGYGFIEHIDGRQVYFHYTAIAREVINKHVSSGMKVYFDLLETTSGWEAANVVVFNGS; via the coding sequence ATGCACAATACCGGAAGAGTCATGTTTTTTGACCCGCAGCAGGGTTACGGCTTTATCGAGCACATCGATGGTCGCCAGGTCTATTTTCATTACACGGCCATCGCCAGAGAAGTGATAAATAAACATGTCTCATCGGGTATGAAGGTGTATTTTGACCTCCTTGAAACCACTTCTGGTTGGGAAGCGGCCAACGTTGTGGTATTCAACGGGTCGTAA